One stretch of Micromonospora echinospora DNA includes these proteins:
- a CDS encoding YhjD/YihY/BrkB family envelope integrity protein, producing the protein MNVFGRIEAAVGRRIDAARGRSSAFDHVWRAGTLYADLLAGRLAAAIAYYGFFAVFALALVAYWIFGAVLRDNEEVSRAAAHFLEENLPFLDPAQIAESSNTVGVVGLVILVFTGIGWVEAIRSSQRLMYGFNQQPGNLVMRRLVDLGVLVAVFVLLFVSVAAVDALESLLRFLLRSTGSVGLTTISAVLSVLVNAVLAAAMLLAVPRLRMSRRRLRPAVLAVAIGITLLNTVGRYYVVRTERNPAYTVVATAVGLLLYLYLLNQLVLFGAALAATSPYGRVVDMAEGGAREVDVEADVLDEETEPGTPGGAG; encoded by the coding sequence GTGAACGTCTTCGGCCGGATCGAGGCGGCGGTGGGGCGCCGCATCGACGCGGCGCGTGGCCGCTCGTCGGCCTTCGACCACGTCTGGCGGGCCGGGACGCTCTACGCCGACCTGCTCGCCGGTCGGCTCGCCGCCGCCATCGCGTACTACGGCTTCTTCGCCGTGTTCGCGCTCGCCCTGGTCGCGTACTGGATCTTCGGCGCGGTGCTGCGCGACAACGAGGAGGTCAGCCGCGCGGCGGCCCACTTCCTGGAAGAGAACCTGCCCTTCCTCGACCCGGCGCAGATCGCCGAGAGCAGCAACACCGTCGGCGTGGTCGGCCTGGTCATCCTGGTCTTCACCGGCATCGGCTGGGTGGAGGCGATCCGCTCCTCGCAGCGGCTGATGTACGGCTTCAACCAGCAGCCCGGCAACCTGGTGATGCGGCGCCTTGTCGACCTGGGCGTGCTGGTCGCCGTCTTCGTGCTGCTGTTCGTCTCGGTGGCCGCCGTCGACGCGCTGGAGTCGCTGCTGCGCTTCCTGCTGCGCAGCACCGGCTCGGTGGGCCTGACCACGATCAGCGCGGTGCTGAGCGTGCTCGTCAACGCCGTGCTCGCCGCCGCGATGCTGCTGGCCGTGCCCCGGCTGCGGATGAGCCGCCGGCGGCTGCGACCGGCGGTGCTCGCCGTCGCGATCGGGATCACCCTGCTCAACACCGTCGGTCGCTACTACGTGGTACGCACCGAGCGGAACCCGGCGTACACGGTGGTCGCCACCGCCGTGGGCCTGCTGCTCTACCTCTACCTGCTCAACCAGTTGGTGCTCTTCGGCGCGGCGCTCGCCGCGACCAGCCCGTACGGCCGGGTGGTGGACATGGCCGAGGGCGGGGCCCGGGAGGTGGACGTGGAGGCGGACGTGCTCGACGAGGAGACCGAGCCGGGAACGCCGGGAGGGGCGGGATGA
- a CDS encoding GntR family transcriptional regulator → MSVRIRIDVESAVPPYEQVRAQFAARIGDGRLPVGTRLPAVRQLAADLGLAVNTVARAYRELEAAGLVQTRGRHGTVVAPGRDDAADRLQQAAAGYAAEARRLGVPPERAVALVRAALDAGTRG, encoded by the coding sequence ATGAGCGTGCGGATCCGGATCGACGTCGAGTCGGCGGTGCCGCCGTACGAGCAGGTGCGCGCGCAGTTCGCGGCGCGGATCGGCGACGGGCGGCTGCCGGTGGGCACCCGGCTGCCCGCGGTGCGGCAGCTCGCGGCGGACCTGGGGCTGGCGGTGAACACGGTGGCGCGGGCCTACCGGGAGCTGGAGGCCGCCGGGCTGGTCCAGACGCGCGGCCGGCACGGCACGGTGGTCGCGCCGGGACGGGACGACGCCGCCGACCGGCTGCAGCAGGCCGCCGCCGGGTACGCCGCCGAGGCGCGCCGCCTGGGCGTACCGCCGGAGCGGGCGGTCGCCCTGGTCCGTGCGGCGCTGGACGCCGGTACGCGTGGCTGA
- a CDS encoding VOC family protein has product MTARVAQYTLDVSDLDRMARFWSAALGYTVSQGDDGNAKLYPPSDRPGPTVWLQGSGTPKHGKNRLHLDLVADEGQTAEVKRLIGLGARLADVGQTGAEGFVVLVDPEDNEFCVLDGPPR; this is encoded by the coding sequence ATGACAGCACGCGTGGCGCAGTACACCCTCGACGTCAGCGACCTGGACCGGATGGCCCGGTTCTGGTCCGCCGCCCTCGGCTACACGGTCTCGCAGGGCGACGACGGCAACGCGAAGCTCTACCCGCCGTCCGACCGGCCCGGCCCGACCGTCTGGTTGCAGGGCAGCGGCACCCCGAAGCACGGCAAGAACCGGCTCCACCTGGACCTGGTCGCCGACGAGGGGCAGACGGCGGAGGTCAAGCGGCTGATCGGGCTCGGCGCCCGGCTCGCCGACGTCGGGCAGACCGGCGCGGAGGGGTTCGTGGTGCTCGTCGACCCCGAGGACAACGAGTTCTGCGTGCTCGACGGGCCGCCGCGCTGA
- a CDS encoding glycoside hydrolase family 13 protein, with the protein MTSATTPTPRPADDDWWRSAVVYQVYVRSFADANSDGVGDLQGIRQRLPYLRDLGVDALWLTPFYTSPQVDAGYDVADYRNVDPLFGNLTDFDEMITDAHALGLRIIVDMVPNHTSSAHPWFAAALAAGPGSPERERYLFADGKGEQGELPPNDWESIFGGPAWTRVVDGQWYLHLFDPAQPDLNWRHPEVRAEFEDILRFWLDRGVDGFRIDVAHGMIKAEGLPDVGFNSMTTGQRQSELLGKGRLPYFDQDEVHDIYRAWRPILDSYPGGRMAVAEAWAETPQRLARYIGPDELHQAFSFDFLDATWSADSFRKVIDTALAESTIVGAPTTWVLSNHDRQRHVTRYGDGEVGLRRARAAALLMFALPGCAYVYQGEELGLPEVLDLPDELRQDPAFRRTGESRDGCRVPIPWGGELPPYGFGPGGSELSWLPAPATWRSLSVAAQTGISGSTLELYRTALRIRHEHPALAEVGGITWLETEPGVLAFRRVAGDTELTCVVNISGADVTVSGHGRPVVASADLTERGDGHVLPVDAAAWFERR; encoded by the coding sequence ATGACCTCCGCCACCACCCCCACGCCACGGCCCGCCGACGACGACTGGTGGCGGTCCGCGGTCGTCTACCAGGTGTACGTCCGCAGCTTCGCCGACGCGAACTCCGACGGCGTCGGTGACCTCCAGGGCATCCGGCAGCGCCTGCCGTACCTGCGTGACCTCGGCGTGGACGCGCTCTGGCTGACGCCGTTCTACACCTCTCCCCAGGTCGACGCCGGCTACGACGTGGCCGACTACCGCAACGTCGACCCGCTGTTCGGCAACCTGACCGACTTCGACGAGATGATCACCGACGCGCACGCGCTCGGCCTGCGCATCATCGTCGACATGGTGCCCAACCACACCTCCAGCGCGCACCCGTGGTTCGCCGCGGCGCTCGCCGCCGGCCCCGGCTCGCCGGAGCGCGAGCGCTACCTGTTCGCCGACGGCAAGGGCGAGCAGGGCGAGCTGCCCCCGAACGACTGGGAGAGCATCTTCGGCGGCCCGGCCTGGACGCGCGTGGTCGACGGCCAGTGGTACCTGCACCTGTTCGACCCGGCCCAGCCCGACCTGAACTGGCGTCACCCCGAGGTGCGGGCCGAGTTCGAGGACATCCTGCGCTTCTGGCTGGACCGGGGCGTGGACGGCTTCCGGATCGACGTGGCCCACGGGATGATCAAGGCCGAAGGGCTGCCGGACGTCGGCTTCAACTCGATGACCACCGGCCAGCGCCAGTCCGAGCTGCTGGGCAAGGGCCGGCTGCCGTACTTCGACCAGGACGAGGTGCACGACATCTACCGCGCCTGGCGCCCGATCCTGGACAGCTACCCGGGTGGCCGGATGGCTGTGGCCGAGGCCTGGGCCGAGACTCCGCAGCGGCTGGCCCGGTACATCGGCCCGGACGAGCTGCACCAGGCGTTCAGCTTCGACTTCCTCGACGCCACCTGGTCGGCCGACTCGTTCCGCAAGGTGATCGACACCGCGTTGGCCGAGTCGACGATCGTCGGCGCGCCGACCACCTGGGTGCTGTCCAACCACGACCGGCAGCGTCACGTCACCCGGTACGGCGACGGCGAGGTCGGCCTGCGCCGCGCCCGCGCCGCCGCGCTGCTGATGTTCGCGCTGCCCGGCTGCGCGTACGTCTACCAGGGCGAGGAACTGGGGCTGCCGGAGGTGCTGGACCTCCCCGACGAGCTGCGCCAGGACCCGGCGTTCCGGCGTACCGGGGAGAGCCGCGACGGTTGCCGGGTGCCGATCCCGTGGGGCGGCGAGCTGCCCCCGTACGGATTCGGGCCCGGCGGCAGCGAGCTGAGCTGGCTGCCCGCGCCGGCGACCTGGCGGTCCCTGTCGGTGGCCGCGCAGACCGGGATCTCCGGCTCGACGCTGGAGCTGTACCGGACCGCGCTGCGGATCCGGCACGAGCACCCGGCGCTCGCCGAGGTCGGCGGCATCACCTGGCTGGAGACCGAGCCCGGCGTCCTGGCGTTCCGCCGTGTCGCCGGGGACACCGAGCTGACCTGTGTGGTCAACATCAGCGGCGCCGACGTGACGGTGAGCGGCCACGGCCGCCCGGTCGTCGCGAGCGCCGACCTCACCGAGCGGGGCGACGGACACGTCCTGCCGGTGGACGCAGCTGCGTGGTTCGAACGGCGCTGA
- a CDS encoding LacI family DNA-binding transcriptional regulator: protein MRARLSDIAQQAEVSEATVSRVLNDRPGVAPETRQAVLTALDVLGYERPARLRKRSAGLVGLVVPELDNPIFPAFAQIIESALAPTGYTPVLCTQTPGGVREDEYVEMLLDRQVSGIVFVSGLHADTAADHDRYRTLLARPLPIVMINGYAPGIPAPFVSCDDRESAELAVAHLVALGHRRIGLITGPDRFVPVQRKVAGYKAAMGRLTDIPSDELTELTELSLFGVEGGEAAAGRLIERGVTGLVCGSDLMALGAIRAARQRGLSVPGDISVVGYDDSPLMAFTDPPLTTVRQPVAAMAVAAVRALVDEINGHPSPNSEYLFRPELVVRGSTAVTRPADPPKRQRPTPSSPLPIPA, encoded by the coding sequence ATGCGCGCTCGACTGTCCGACATCGCCCAACAGGCTGAAGTCAGCGAGGCCACGGTGTCGCGGGTGCTCAATGACCGCCCCGGTGTGGCCCCCGAGACCCGGCAGGCGGTCCTCACCGCTCTCGATGTGCTCGGCTACGAACGCCCGGCCCGGCTGCGCAAGCGCAGCGCCGGGCTGGTCGGCCTGGTCGTGCCCGAGCTGGACAACCCGATCTTCCCGGCCTTCGCCCAGATCATCGAGTCCGCGCTCGCCCCGACCGGCTACACCCCGGTGCTCTGCACGCAGACCCCGGGCGGCGTCCGCGAGGACGAGTACGTGGAGATGCTGCTGGACCGGCAGGTCTCCGGCATCGTCTTCGTCTCCGGCCTGCACGCCGACACCGCCGCGGACCACGACCGCTACCGCACGCTGCTGGCCCGGCCGCTGCCGATCGTCATGATCAACGGGTACGCCCCGGGCATCCCCGCGCCGTTCGTCTCCTGCGACGACCGTGAGTCCGCCGAACTCGCAGTCGCCCACCTGGTCGCGCTCGGGCACCGCCGGATCGGCCTGATCACCGGCCCGGACCGGTTCGTGCCGGTGCAGCGCAAGGTCGCCGGCTACAAGGCCGCGATGGGGCGCCTCACCGACATCCCCTCCGACGAGCTGACGGAGCTGACCGAGCTGTCGCTGTTCGGCGTGGAGGGCGGCGAGGCGGCCGCCGGCCGGCTCATCGAGCGCGGCGTGACCGGCCTGGTCTGCGGCTCCGACCTGATGGCGCTCGGCGCGATCCGGGCAGCCCGCCAGCGCGGACTCTCGGTGCCCGGCGACATCTCCGTGGTCGGGTACGACGACTCGCCGCTCATGGCCTTCACCGACCCGCCGCTGACCACTGTGCGCCAGCCGGTCGCCGCCATGGCGGTCGCCGCGGTCCGGGCCCTGGTCGACGAGATCAACGGCCACCCCTCCCCGAACTCGGAGTACCTGTTCCGCCCCGAGCTGGTGGTACGCGGCTCCACCGCGGTGACCCGCCCCGCCGACCCCCCGAAACGCCAGCGCCCCACCCCCTCCTCCCCACTCCCCATCCCCGCCTGA
- a CDS encoding sugar ABC transporter substrate-binding protein: MRIRTAGVVAVLGLALAASGCGDSGSDDKPAAGESAKATGGKLVIWADDKRTAALKPFAEEFGKENGVTVEVQAVSKDLQTNFVTASQQGSGPDVVVGAHDWIGNLVQNGAIDPVQLPAEQKAGFNETAIKAVTFNGQLYGVPYATENVALIRNTELAPEAPKTIEDLVAAGKKLKAEKKASEILCLQSGQNGDAYHIYPLYTSGGGYLFGTTANGDYDPKDLGVGKPESIAAFQKIAKLGEKGEGALKRSITGENSIATFTGKKCAFLVSGPWAVADAKKANISYDISPVPGFAGGQEAQPFVGVQAFYVAAKGKNKALAQEFVTNYVTKPELAVALYKAEPRPPALTAAFDQVKGEDADLAKFSEAGKNGQVLPAIPAMAAIWDPFGKAEAAIIGGADPAKTITAAGKTIQGQIK, translated from the coding sequence ATGCGCATCCGTACCGCGGGTGTGGTCGCCGTCCTCGGCCTGGCGCTCGCCGCCTCCGGCTGTGGTGACAGCGGCAGCGACGACAAGCCGGCCGCCGGCGAGTCCGCCAAGGCGACCGGCGGCAAGCTGGTCATCTGGGCCGACGACAAGCGCACGGCCGCGCTCAAGCCGTTCGCCGAGGAGTTCGGCAAGGAGAACGGCGTGACCGTCGAGGTCCAGGCCGTCTCCAAGGACCTGCAGACCAACTTCGTCACCGCCTCGCAGCAGGGCAGCGGCCCGGACGTCGTGGTCGGCGCGCACGACTGGATCGGCAACCTGGTCCAGAACGGCGCCATCGACCCGGTGCAGCTCCCGGCCGAGCAGAAGGCCGGCTTCAACGAGACCGCCATCAAGGCCGTCACGTTCAACGGTCAGCTCTACGGGGTGCCCTACGCCACCGAGAACGTCGCGCTGATCCGCAACACCGAGCTGGCCCCCGAGGCGCCGAAGACGATCGAGGACCTGGTCGCCGCCGGCAAGAAGCTCAAGGCCGAGAAGAAGGCCAGCGAGATCCTGTGCCTGCAGTCCGGCCAGAACGGCGACGCGTACCACATCTACCCGCTCTACACCTCCGGCGGCGGCTACCTGTTCGGCACCACGGCGAACGGCGACTACGACCCGAAGGACCTGGGCGTGGGCAAGCCGGAGTCGATCGCTGCCTTCCAGAAGATCGCGAAGCTGGGTGAGAAGGGCGAGGGTGCGCTGAAGCGCTCCATCACCGGCGAGAACTCCATCGCCACCTTCACCGGCAAGAAGTGCGCGTTCCTGGTCTCCGGCCCGTGGGCCGTGGCCGACGCCAAGAAGGCCAACATCTCCTACGACATCTCCCCGGTCCCCGGCTTCGCCGGTGGCCAGGAGGCTCAGCCGTTCGTGGGCGTCCAGGCGTTCTACGTGGCCGCCAAGGGCAAGAACAAGGCCCTGGCCCAGGAGTTCGTCACCAACTACGTGACCAAGCCCGAGCTGGCCGTCGCGCTGTACAAGGCCGAGCCGCGCCCGCCGGCGCTGACCGCCGCCTTCGACCAGGTCAAGGGTGAGGACGCGGACCTGGCCAAGTTCTCCGAGGCCGGCAAGAACGGCCAGGTGCTCCCGGCGATCCCGGCCATGGCCGCGATCTGGGACCCGTTCGGCAAGGCGGAGGCCGCCATCATCGGCGGCGCCGACCCGGCCAAGACGATCACGGCCGCCGGCAAGACCATCCAGGGTCAGATCAAGTAA
- a CDS encoding ABC transporter permease subunit: MSAPLSGPGSAPQAPGREPVRRGLPRTSRTARQDAPITATGLVVKVVLLGLVAGIAIWAAFPLIEAEHWIGLGILVATTAGLFYLYLSRRHIPAKYLVPGTLFLIAFQVFPVLYTASTAFTNFGDGHRGSKDDAIVAVQTSSVKQVPGSTEYNLTIATKGDPATGALVFLLSDPKTKDVFAGDAEGLRKLDAADVELSSLSGKITAADGYTLLNIGQASSRSDAVTALIVPTDEGAIRSNGLTRAYEGKAVRAYDAGCDCVKDSETGKTWTADEGSGSFVAADGERLAQGWKVDVGLKNFGAVLTDPNISGPFFGTLAWNFAFAIGSTGLTFLLGMAIALALHSPRMRGTNFYRVLLILPYAMPSFAMLLIWRDMFNTDFGLLNNLFGLNVDWFGGSWSARIAVLLVQLWLGYPYMFLVATGALQAIPRELTEATSVDGASPWQSFRAVTLPLLLVALSPLLIASFAFNFNNVNAILFTTEGGPFAPDNPRNGATDLLITYTYRLAFGAQGAEFGLAATVSIFIFAIVATVSAISFRRTRKQEEVYS, translated from the coding sequence ATGAGCGCGCCGCTGTCCGGCCCGGGGTCTGCACCGCAGGCCCCGGGCCGGGAGCCCGTACGCCGTGGGCTCCCGCGCACGTCCCGTACCGCGCGGCAAGACGCGCCGATCACCGCGACCGGCCTCGTCGTCAAGGTGGTCCTGCTCGGCCTGGTGGCCGGGATCGCGATCTGGGCGGCCTTCCCGCTCATCGAGGCCGAACACTGGATCGGGCTGGGCATCCTGGTGGCCACCACCGCCGGCCTGTTCTACCTCTACCTGAGCCGCCGGCACATCCCCGCCAAGTACCTGGTCCCCGGCACGCTCTTCCTGATCGCCTTCCAGGTCTTCCCGGTGCTCTACACCGCGAGCACCGCGTTCACGAACTTCGGCGACGGCCACCGTGGCAGCAAGGACGACGCGATCGTCGCCGTGCAGACCTCCTCGGTGAAGCAGGTCCCCGGCTCGACCGAGTACAACCTCACCATCGCCACGAAGGGCGACCCGGCGACCGGCGCCCTGGTCTTCCTGCTCAGCGACCCGAAGACCAAGGACGTCTTCGCCGGCGACGCGGAAGGGCTGCGCAAGCTCGACGCCGCCGACGTCGAGTTGAGCAGCCTCAGCGGCAAGATCACCGCCGCGGACGGCTACACCCTGCTGAACATCGGGCAGGCCAGCAGCCGCAGCGACGCCGTCACCGCGCTCATCGTGCCCACCGACGAGGGCGCCATCCGCTCCAACGGCCTCACCCGGGCCTACGAGGGCAAGGCGGTCCGGGCGTACGACGCCGGCTGCGACTGCGTCAAGGACAGCGAGACCGGCAAGACGTGGACCGCCGACGAGGGGTCCGGCTCCTTCGTCGCCGCCGACGGCGAGCGGCTCGCCCAGGGCTGGAAGGTCGACGTCGGGCTGAAGAACTTCGGCGCGGTGCTCACCGACCCGAACATCTCCGGGCCGTTCTTCGGCACGCTGGCCTGGAACTTCGCGTTCGCGATCGGTTCCACCGGCCTGACGTTCCTGCTCGGCATGGCCATCGCGCTCGCGCTGCACTCACCCCGGATGCGCGGCACCAACTTCTACCGGGTGCTGCTGATCCTGCCGTACGCCATGCCGTCGTTCGCCATGTTGTTGATCTGGCGGGACATGTTCAACACCGACTTCGGCCTGCTCAACAACCTGTTCGGGCTGAACGTCGACTGGTTCGGCGGCAGCTGGTCGGCCCGGATCGCGGTGCTGCTGGTGCAGCTCTGGCTCGGCTACCCGTACATGTTCCTGGTGGCCACCGGCGCGTTGCAGGCCATCCCGCGGGAGCTGACCGAGGCGACCTCGGTCGACGGCGCGTCGCCCTGGCAGTCGTTCCGGGCGGTCACCCTGCCGCTGCTGCTGGTGGCGCTCTCGCCGCTGCTGATCGCGTCGTTCGCGTTCAACTTCAACAACGTCAACGCGATCCTGTTCACCACCGAGGGCGGCCCGTTCGCGCCGGACAACCCGCGCAACGGCGCCACCGACCTGCTGATCACCTACACGTACCGGCTCGCGTTCGGCGCACAGGGCGCCGAGTTCGGCCTGGCCGCCACCGTCTCGATCTTCATCTTCGCGATCGTGGCGACGGTGTCGGCGATCAGCTTCCGGCGGACCCGCAAGCAGGAGGAGGTGTACTCGTGA
- a CDS encoding sugar ABC transporter permease gives MTTIAKTPAATRTPARRSRGRWFAQVGWRHVVGVLAVAFSLFPILFVISAAFNPLGTLSSTELLPTGASLENFTNLFDRTAFGHWFLNSLLLAGVASFASIFLSSLAAYAFSRMRFAGRRVGLLALLLIQMFPQFLAIVAIFLIFTTLTDLYPSIGFNTPWGLFLLYMGGALGANTWLMKGFFDTLPKELDESATMDGASHVQVFFRIMLPLVAPILAVTGLLAFIGSINEFIIANVFLTEPEAKTLAVGMYGLVAGERNNNFGMFAAGTLLTAIPTVLVFQLLQRYIVSGLTSGAVKG, from the coding sequence GTGACCACAATCGCGAAGACGCCCGCGGCCACCCGCACGCCGGCCCGCCGCTCGCGTGGACGCTGGTTCGCGCAGGTCGGCTGGCGGCACGTGGTGGGCGTGCTGGCGGTGGCGTTCAGCCTCTTCCCGATCCTGTTCGTGATCTCGGCGGCGTTCAACCCGCTCGGCACGCTCTCCTCCACCGAGCTGCTGCCGACCGGGGCGTCGCTGGAGAACTTCACGAACCTGTTCGACCGGACCGCGTTCGGCCACTGGTTCCTCAACTCGCTGCTGCTCGCGGGTGTGGCCAGCTTCGCGTCGATCTTCCTGTCGTCGCTCGCGGCGTACGCGTTCTCCCGGATGCGCTTCGCCGGACGCCGGGTGGGCCTGCTCGCGCTGCTGCTGATCCAGATGTTCCCGCAGTTCCTGGCGATCGTGGCGATCTTCCTGATCTTCACCACGCTCACCGACCTCTACCCGTCGATCGGGTTCAACACCCCGTGGGGCCTGTTCCTGCTCTACATGGGTGGCGCGCTGGGCGCGAACACCTGGCTGATGAAGGGCTTCTTCGACACGCTGCCGAAGGAGCTGGACGAGTCGGCGACCATGGACGGCGCGTCGCACGTGCAGGTCTTCTTCCGGATCATGCTGCCGCTGGTGGCGCCGATCCTGGCGGTGACCGGCCTGCTCGCGTTCATCGGATCGATCAACGAGTTCATCATCGCCAACGTGTTCCTCACCGAACCCGAGGCGAAGACGCTCGCGGTCGGCATGTACGGCCTGGTGGCCGGCGAGCGCAACAACAACTTCGGGATGTTCGCGGCGGGCACCCTGCTCACCGCGATCCCGACGGTGCTGGTGTTCCAACTGCTCCAGCGCTACATCGTCTCCGGACTCACCTCCGGAGCGGTAAAGGGCTGA